The following are from one region of the Streptomyces fradiae genome:
- a CDS encoding DNA-3-methyladenine glycosylase, translating to MSESPDRTPLPRSFFDRPVLEVAPDLLGRTLVRNSPDGRIELRLTEVEAYAGAIDPGSHAFRGRTARNAVMFGPPGHAYVYFTYGMWHCLNLVCGPEGEASGVLLRAGEILTGAEQARKRRLSARYDSELAKGPARLATALDIARTLNGTDACAGPDSPLTVLTGTPPTPDLVRNGPRTGVGGDGAPHPWRFWIDGDHTVSPYRAHAPRKRRPESP from the coding sequence ATGAGCGAGAGCCCCGACCGTACGCCGCTCCCGCGGAGCTTCTTCGACCGCCCCGTCCTGGAGGTCGCCCCCGATCTTCTGGGCCGCACGCTGGTACGCAACTCCCCGGACGGCCGCATCGAGCTCCGCCTCACCGAGGTGGAGGCGTACGCCGGCGCGATCGACCCCGGCTCCCACGCTTTCCGCGGCCGCACGGCGCGGAACGCCGTCATGTTCGGCCCGCCCGGACACGCGTACGTCTACTTCACCTACGGCATGTGGCACTGCCTCAACCTGGTGTGCGGCCCCGAGGGCGAGGCGAGCGGAGTACTGCTCCGAGCGGGTGAAATCCTGACCGGCGCCGAACAGGCCCGGAAGCGACGCCTTTCGGCCCGTTACGACTCCGAGCTCGCGAAGGGCCCGGCCCGCCTGGCCACCGCCCTCGACATCGCCCGCACCCTCAACGGCACCGACGCCTGTGCCGGCCCCGACTCCCCGCTCACCGTCCTCACCGGCACCCCACCCACCCCCGACCTGGTCCGCAACGGCCCCCGCACCGGAGTGGGCGGCGACGGCGCCCCGCACCCCTGGCGCTTCTGGATCGACGGCGACCACACGGTCAGCCCGTACCGGGCCCACGCGCCGCGCAAGCGCCGTCCCGAGTCGCCTTGA
- a CDS encoding sporulation protein — translation MGFKKLLASLGAGGASVETVLTEENVVPGGVVQGEVRIQGGSVAQQIEGLSVGLQARVEVEGNDQEYKQDIEFVKVRLGGAFEVQAGAVHVVPFGLEIPWETPVTAIAGQQLRGMHIGVTTELEIARAVDSGDLDPINVHPLPAQQAILDAFIQLGFRFKNADMERGHIRGTRQRLPFYQEIEFFAPQQYRGLNQVEVSFVADDREMDVVLEMDKKPGLFVEGSDSYRSFTVGLHDFHTTDWAAYLNQWLAEVGGRRNWF, via the coding sequence ATGGGGTTCAAGAAGCTGCTCGCGAGCCTGGGTGCCGGTGGGGCGTCCGTGGAGACCGTGCTCACCGAGGAGAACGTGGTCCCCGGCGGTGTCGTGCAGGGTGAGGTGCGGATCCAGGGCGGTTCGGTCGCCCAGCAGATCGAGGGGCTCTCGGTCGGCCTGCAGGCTCGGGTCGAGGTCGAGGGCAACGACCAGGAGTACAAGCAGGACATCGAGTTCGTGAAGGTGCGCCTGGGCGGGGCCTTCGAGGTGCAGGCCGGGGCGGTGCACGTGGTGCCGTTCGGTCTGGAGATCCCGTGGGAGACGCCGGTCACCGCGATCGCCGGGCAGCAGCTGCGCGGTATGCACATCGGGGTGACGACGGAGCTGGAGATCGCCCGTGCGGTGGACTCCGGTGACCTGGACCCGATCAACGTGCACCCGCTGCCGGCGCAGCAGGCGATCCTGGACGCCTTCATCCAGTTGGGCTTCCGCTTCAAGAACGCGGACATGGAGCGCGGGCACATCCGGGGGACGCGGCAGCGGCTGCCGTTCTACCAGGAGATCGAGTTCTTCGCGCCGCAGCAGTACCGGGGTCTGAACCAGGTCGAGGTCAGCTTCGTCGCGGACGATCGCGAGATGGACGTCGTCCTGGAGATGGACAAGAAGCCGGGTCTGTTCGTGGAGGGCAGCGACTCGTACCGCTCGTTCACGGTGGGGCTGCACGACTTCCACACGACCGACTGGGCGGCGTACCTGAACCAGTGGCTCGCCGAGGTCGGCGGGCGTCGCAACTGGTTCTAG
- a CDS encoding YbhB/YbcL family Raf kinase inhibitor-like protein, whose protein sequence is MAEGKRAPLPHDFHPPVAEFTVVSDGMQDGGVVPDAQVYAKGNTSPHLRWEGFPAETKSFAVTCFDPDAPTGSGFWHWVLFDIPASVTELPVGAGSGSFAGLPAGAVHARNDYGSKDFGGSAPPKGDGPHRYVFTVYAVDQEKLGPDADTSPAAVGFNLRFHTLGRAQLVAEYENPA, encoded by the coding sequence GTGGCCGAGGGCAAGCGGGCACCGCTCCCCCATGACTTCCACCCGCCGGTGGCGGAGTTCACCGTGGTGAGCGACGGCATGCAGGACGGTGGTGTGGTGCCGGACGCGCAGGTGTACGCGAAGGGGAACACCTCGCCGCATCTGCGGTGGGAGGGTTTCCCGGCGGAGACGAAGAGCTTCGCCGTGACGTGCTTCGATCCGGACGCGCCGACCGGCAGCGGGTTCTGGCACTGGGTGCTGTTCGACATCCCGGCGTCGGTGACGGAGCTGCCGGTGGGTGCGGGCTCGGGATCGTTCGCGGGGCTGCCGGCGGGTGCCGTGCACGCCCGTAACGACTACGGGTCGAAGGACTTCGGCGGGTCCGCTCCGCCGAAGGGCGACGGGCCGCACCGCTATGTCTTCACGGTGTACGCGGTGGACCAGGAGAAGCTGGGTCCGGACGCGGACACCTCGCCGGCGGCGGTCGGTTTCAATCTGCGGTTCCACACGCTGGGGCGTGCCCAGCTGGTGGCGGAGTACGAGAACCCCGCGTAA
- a CDS encoding HNH endonuclease has protein sequence MRDTLVLNASFEPLSTVTLNRAVVLVLQDKAVVEQEHPGLRVRAAAVDMPVPRVIRLCRYVRVPFRRQAPWSRRGVLVRDQHRCAYCGRRATTVDHVVPRAQGGGDSWLNTVASCAEDNHRKADRTPEQAGMPLLHQPFEPTPADAMLLALRAAERSALPDWLAAQAAA, from the coding sequence ATGCGGGACACGCTGGTACTGAACGCGAGCTTCGAGCCGCTTTCGACGGTCACACTCAACCGTGCGGTGGTGCTTGTCCTGCAGGACAAGGCCGTCGTGGAGCAGGAACACCCCGGTCTTCGGGTCCGTGCGGCCGCCGTGGACATGCCGGTGCCGCGGGTGATCAGGCTGTGCAGGTATGTCCGGGTGCCCTTCCGAAGACAGGCTCCGTGGTCGAGGCGGGGTGTGCTGGTGCGGGACCAGCACCGGTGCGCGTACTGCGGGCGGCGGGCCACGACGGTGGACCACGTGGTGCCGCGGGCGCAGGGTGGTGGGGACAGCTGGCTGAACACGGTGGCGTCCTGCGCGGAGGACAACCACCGCAAGGCGGACCGGACTCCGGAGCAGGCGGGGATGCCGCTGCTGCACCAGCCGTTCGAGCCGACGCCGGCGGACGCGATGCTGCTTGCGCTGAGGGCGGCGGAGCGTTCGGCGCTGCCGGACTGGCTGGCCGCGCAGGCCGCCGCGTAA
- a CDS encoding sulfite exporter TauE/SafE family protein has translation MALSIWEMLAVFAAGTAAGAINTVVGSGTLITFPVLLATGLPPITANVSNTLGLVSGSISGAIGYRSELKGQKARVLRLGTTALLGGLVGAILLLALPSEAFDAIVPVLIGIALLLVLFQPRIAAAVRRRREAKGTEAHPHGGAALIVGLFLASIYGGYFGAAQGVLYISLMGLLLTDSLQRINAVKNILGAVVNGVAAVFFLFVADFDWTAVLLIAVGSTIGGQIGAKVGRRLSPNVLRGVIIAVGIVAILQLTLK, from the coding sequence ATGGCGTTGTCCATCTGGGAAATGCTCGCGGTCTTCGCGGCCGGCACCGCCGCCGGAGCCATCAACACCGTCGTCGGATCGGGAACGCTGATCACGTTCCCGGTCCTGCTCGCCACCGGCCTACCGCCGATCACCGCGAACGTGTCCAACACCCTCGGCCTGGTCTCCGGATCCATCAGCGGCGCCATCGGCTACCGCAGCGAACTCAAGGGCCAGAAAGCCCGCGTCCTGCGCCTCGGCACCACCGCCCTGCTCGGCGGACTCGTCGGCGCGATCCTGCTTCTCGCCCTGCCCTCCGAGGCCTTCGACGCGATCGTCCCCGTCCTCATCGGCATCGCCCTGCTCCTCGTCCTCTTCCAGCCCCGCATCGCCGCCGCCGTCCGGCGCCGCCGCGAGGCCAAGGGCACCGAGGCCCACCCCCACGGCGGCGCCGCACTCATCGTCGGACTCTTCCTCGCCAGCATCTACGGCGGCTACTTCGGCGCCGCCCAGGGCGTCCTCTACATCTCCCTCATGGGCCTGCTGCTCACCGACAGCCTGCAGCGCATCAACGCCGTCAAGAACATCCTCGGCGCCGTCGTCAACGGAGTCGCCGCCGTCTTCTTCCTCTTCGTCGCCGACTTCGACTGGACCGCCGTCCTCCTCATCGCCGTCGGCTCCACCATCGGCGGCCAGATCGGCGCCAAGGTCGGCCGCCGCCTCTCGCCCAATGTCCTGCGCGGCGTCATCATCGCCGTCGGCATCGTCGCGATCCTCCAACTCACCCTGAAGTAG
- a CDS encoding SPFH domain-containing protein → MSAVIIVLIILVVLVFIALIKTIQVIPQASAAIVERFGRYTRTLNAGLNIVVPFIDRIRNRIDLREQVVPFPPQPVITQDNLVVNIDTVIYYQVTDARAATYEVASYIQAIEQLTVTTLRNIIGGMDLERTLTSREEINAALRGVLDEATGKWGIRVNRVELKAIEPPTSIQDSMEKQMRADRDKRAAILTAEGIRQSQILTAEGEKQSAILRAEGEAKAAALKAEGEAQAVRTVFEAIHAGDPDQKLLSYQYLQMLPKIAEGDANKLWIVPSEIGDALKGLSGAFGNVAPGVPGFNTKNAPTADIPARREEPPVD, encoded by the coding sequence ATGTCAGCAGTCATCATCGTCCTGATCATTCTGGTGGTGCTTGTCTTCATCGCCCTGATCAAAACGATCCAGGTCATCCCCCAGGCGAGCGCCGCCATCGTCGAGCGTTTCGGCCGCTACACCCGCACGCTCAACGCCGGCCTCAACATCGTGGTCCCGTTCATCGACCGCATCCGCAACCGCATCGACCTCCGCGAGCAGGTCGTGCCGTTCCCGCCGCAGCCGGTGATCACCCAGGACAACCTGGTCGTCAACATCGACACCGTCATCTACTACCAGGTGACCGACGCCCGGGCCGCCACCTACGAGGTCGCCAGTTACATCCAGGCCATCGAGCAGCTCACCGTCACCACCCTCCGCAACATCATCGGCGGCATGGACCTGGAGCGGACCCTCACCTCCCGCGAGGAGATCAACGCCGCGCTCCGCGGAGTCCTCGACGAGGCCACCGGCAAGTGGGGCATTCGCGTCAACCGCGTCGAGCTCAAGGCCATCGAACCGCCCACCTCCATCCAGGACTCGATGGAGAAGCAGATGCGCGCCGACCGCGACAAGCGGGCCGCGATCCTCACCGCCGAGGGCATCCGCCAGTCCCAGATCCTCACCGCCGAGGGCGAGAAGCAGTCCGCCATCCTCCGCGCCGAGGGCGAGGCCAAGGCCGCCGCACTCAAGGCCGAGGGCGAGGCCCAGGCCGTCCGCACGGTCTTCGAGGCCATCCACGCCGGCGACCCCGACCAGAAGCTGCTCTCCTACCAGTACCTCCAGATGCTCCCGAAGATCGCCGAGGGCGACGCCAACAAGCTCTGGATCGTGCCCAGCGAGATCGGCGACGCCCTCAAGGGCCTCTCCGGCGCCTTCGGCAACGTCGCCCCCGGCGTCCCCGGCTTCAACACCAAGAACGCCCCGACCGCAGACATCCCCGCCCGCCGCGAGGAACCCCCGGTCGACTGA
- a CDS encoding NfeD family protein: MDIDAWIWWLIGAVGLGIPLVLTAMPEFGMLAVGAVAGAVTAALGFGIVAQVVVFAVVSVALIAVVRPVAARHRDGRPGLATGVDALKGRQAVVLERVDGQGGRIKLAGEVWSARTLDTGQSFEPGEQVDVVDIDGATAVVM, encoded by the coding sequence GTGGACATCGACGCATGGATCTGGTGGCTGATCGGCGCGGTGGGGCTCGGCATTCCCCTCGTCCTCACCGCGATGCCCGAGTTCGGCATGCTCGCCGTCGGCGCGGTCGCCGGCGCCGTCACCGCCGCCCTCGGCTTCGGCATCGTCGCCCAAGTGGTCGTCTTCGCCGTGGTCTCCGTCGCCCTCATCGCCGTGGTGCGCCCCGTCGCCGCCCGGCACCGCGACGGCCGCCCCGGACTCGCCACCGGAGTCGACGCCCTGAAAGGCCGTCAGGCCGTCGTCCTGGAACGGGTGGACGGCCAGGGCGGCCGCATCAAGCTGGCCGGCGAGGTCTGGTCCGCCCGCACCCTCGACACCGGGCAGAGCTTCGAACCCGGCGAACAGGTCGACGTCGTCGACATCGACGGGGCGACCGCCGTCGTGATGTGA
- a CDS encoding ABC transporter ATP-binding protein, which produces MSDVLELVDVSVVRDGRALVDEVSWSVKEGERWVILGPNGAGKTTLLNVASSYLFPTKGSATVLGERLGGVGTDVFELRPRIGVAGIAMAEKLPKRQTVLQTVLTAAYGMTATWHEDYDPVDEERAKAFLDRLGMSDYLDRRFGTLSEGERKRTLIARAMMTDPELLLLDEPAAGLDLGGREDLVRRLGRLARDPYAPSMIMVTHHVEEIAPGFTHVLMIRQGKVLAAGPMETELTSRNLSRCFGLPLVVEHVGDRYTAQGLPLK; this is translated from the coding sequence ATGAGCGATGTACTGGAGCTGGTGGACGTATCGGTGGTCCGCGACGGACGCGCTCTGGTGGACGAGGTCTCCTGGTCGGTCAAGGAGGGCGAGCGCTGGGTCATCCTCGGCCCCAACGGCGCGGGCAAGACCACCCTCCTCAACGTCGCCTCCAGCTACCTCTTCCCCACCAAGGGCAGCGCCACCGTCCTCGGCGAGCGCCTCGGCGGCGTCGGCACCGACGTGTTCGAGCTCCGCCCCCGCATCGGAGTGGCCGGCATCGCCATGGCCGAGAAGCTCCCCAAGCGCCAGACCGTCCTCCAGACCGTCCTCACCGCCGCCTACGGCATGACCGCCACCTGGCACGAGGACTACGACCCGGTCGACGAGGAGCGCGCCAAGGCCTTCCTCGACCGCCTCGGCATGAGCGACTACCTCGACCGCCGCTTCGGCACCCTCTCCGAGGGCGAGCGCAAGCGCACCCTCATCGCCCGCGCGATGATGACCGACCCCGAGCTGCTGCTCCTCGACGAGCCCGCCGCCGGCCTCGACCTCGGCGGCCGCGAGGATCTCGTCCGCCGCCTCGGCCGCCTCGCCCGCGACCCGTACGCGCCCTCCATGATCATGGTGACCCACCACGTCGAGGAGATCGCCCCCGGCTTCACCCACGTCCTGATGATCCGCCAGGGCAAGGTCCTCGCCGCCGGACCCATGGAGACCGAGCTCACCTCCCGCAACCTCTCCCGCTGCTTCGGCCTCCCGCTCGTCGTCGAGCACGTCGGCGACCGCTACACCGCGCAGGGCCTCCCCCTCAAGTAG
- a CDS encoding chaplin — MNKLKKAAALTMVAGGIVAAGAGVASANAGAQGEAVHSPGVASGNLVQVPVHVPVNVSGNTVNVIGLLNPAFGNGAVNH, encoded by the coding sequence GTGAACAAGCTCAAGAAGGCCGCTGCCCTCACCATGGTCGCCGGTGGCATCGTCGCCGCGGGTGCCGGTGTCGCCTCCGCGAACGCGGGCGCCCAGGGCGAGGCCGTCCACTCCCCGGGCGTCGCCTCCGGCAACCTGGTGCAGGTCCCGGTCCACGTCCCGGTGAACGTCTCCGGCAACACGGTCAACGTGATCGGCCTGCTCAACCCGGCCTTCGGCAACGGCGCCGTCAACCACTGA
- a CDS encoding response regulator, producing the protein MADKVIRVLLVDDHQVVRRGLRTFLEVQEDIEVVGEASDGAEGVARAEELRPDVVLMDVKMPGTDGIEALRKLRELANPARVLVVTSFTEQRTVVPALRAGASGYVYKDIDPDALAGAIRSVHAGHVLLQHEVADALLSQEEQGGGPGGGSGRGSTLTEREREVLGLIADGRSNREIARALVLSEKTVKTHVSNILMKLDLADRTQAALWAVRHGLTS; encoded by the coding sequence GTGGCTGACAAGGTCATCCGCGTGCTCCTGGTCGACGACCACCAGGTCGTCCGCCGCGGCCTGCGCACCTTCCTGGAGGTCCAGGAGGACATAGAGGTCGTGGGGGAGGCCTCCGACGGCGCCGAGGGCGTCGCGCGCGCCGAGGAACTGCGCCCGGACGTCGTCCTCATGGACGTGAAGATGCCGGGCACCGACGGCATCGAGGCGTTGCGCAAACTGCGCGAGCTGGCGAACCCGGCCCGGGTCCTGGTCGTCACCAGCTTCACCGAGCAGCGCACGGTGGTGCCCGCGCTGCGCGCCGGCGCGAGTGGATACGTCTACAAGGACATCGACCCCGACGCCCTCGCCGGCGCCATCCGCTCCGTCCACGCCGGGCACGTGCTGCTCCAGCACGAGGTCGCCGACGCGCTCCTCAGCCAGGAAGAGCAGGGCGGCGGTCCGGGCGGCGGCTCGGGCCGCGGCTCCACGCTGACCGAGCGGGAGCGGGAGGTCCTCGGCCTGATCGCCGACGGCCGCTCCAACCGGGAGATCGCCCGCGCGCTGGTCCTCTCCGAGAAGACGGTGAAGACCCACGTCTCGAACATCCTGATGAAGCTGGACCTCGCCGACCGGACGCAGGCCGCGCTCTGGGCCGTACGGCACGGGCTGACGTCGTAG
- a CDS encoding GAF domain-containing sensor histidine kinase encodes MSHRPSSGLAAVSSALLAMNRQMEVRDVLKTIVVSARELLDAEYAALGVPDDHGGFAQFVVDGVSDAQWRAIGPLPRQHGILAAMLHKAEPERLADVRRDPRFEGWPDAHPEMSDFIGLPVRDGDETLAALFLANKRCPKPDGSCGFTAQDEELLTLLAQHAAIALTNARLYERSRELTIAEERSRLAHELHDAVSQKLFSLRLTAQAAAALVDRDPARAKGELQQVAALAAEAADELRAAVVELRPAALDEDGLAHTLRTQIQVLDRAHTARVTFDGTGVRALPAAQEEALLRVAQEALHNALRHSGADRVTVALTRSGPGGARLTVTDDGKGFEPSTVRSAGRHLGLVSMRDRAAGVGGALTVTSAPGRGTVIEMEVPGG; translated from the coding sequence ATGAGCCACCGTCCGAGCTCCGGCCTCGCCGCCGTGAGCAGCGCCCTCCTGGCGATGAACCGCCAGATGGAGGTCCGCGACGTCCTCAAGACGATCGTCGTCTCCGCGCGCGAGCTCCTCGACGCCGAGTACGCGGCGCTCGGCGTCCCCGACGACCACGGCGGCTTCGCCCAGTTCGTCGTGGACGGCGTCAGCGACGCCCAGTGGCGCGCCATCGGCCCGCTGCCCCGGCAGCACGGCATCCTCGCGGCCATGCTCCACAAGGCCGAGCCCGAGCGGCTGGCCGACGTCCGCAGGGACCCCCGCTTCGAGGGCTGGCCCGACGCCCACCCCGAGATGTCCGACTTCATCGGCCTCCCGGTCCGCGACGGCGACGAGACCCTCGCCGCCCTCTTCCTCGCCAACAAGCGCTGCCCCAAGCCCGACGGCTCCTGCGGCTTCACCGCCCAGGACGAGGAGCTCCTCACCCTCCTCGCCCAGCACGCCGCCATCGCCCTCACCAACGCCCGGCTGTACGAGCGCAGCCGCGAGCTCACCATCGCCGAGGAGCGCTCCCGGCTCGCCCACGAGCTGCACGACGCCGTCAGCCAGAAGCTCTTCTCCCTCCGGCTCACCGCCCAGGCCGCCGCCGCCCTCGTCGACCGCGACCCCGCCCGCGCCAAGGGCGAGCTCCAGCAGGTCGCCGCGCTCGCCGCCGAGGCCGCCGACGAGCTGCGCGCCGCCGTCGTGGAGCTGCGCCCCGCCGCCCTCGACGAGGACGGCCTCGCGCACACCCTGCGCACCCAGATCCAGGTCCTCGACCGCGCCCACACCGCCCGCGTCACCTTCGACGGCACCGGCGTCCGCGCCCTGCCCGCCGCCCAGGAGGAGGCGCTGCTCCGGGTCGCCCAGGAAGCCCTGCACAACGCGCTGCGCCACTCCGGCGCCGACCGCGTCACCGTCGCCCTCACCCGCAGCGGCCCCGGCGGCGCCCGGCTCACCGTCACCGACGACGGCAAGGGCTTCGAGCCGTCGACCGTGCGCAGCGCCGGCCGCCATCTCGGCCTGGTCTCCATGCGCGACCGCGCCGCGGGCGTCGGCGGCGCCCTCACCGTGACATCGGCCCCCGGACGGGGCACCGTGATCGAGATGGAGGTCCCCGGTGGCTGA
- a CDS encoding transglycosylase SLT domain-containing protein, whose protein sequence is MSANNLGHSRGLKKTHKAAIAGVATLSAAALGLSLLQGGGGSTETEPQALANTQQVAWSYDASSPQAKALAASLDQQSSAFTLKAKQEADLKAKAAAQAAAKAKADAAAKAKAAAAAKAKAEAKKRAAAKAAASRSAARTPVFANNLDGWIREALFIMDKHNIPGTYNGIYKNVMRESSGNPYAINNWDINAINGVPSKGLLQVIYPTFKTYHIPGTKFDQYDPVANIVAACNYAADRYGTIDNVNSAY, encoded by the coding sequence ATGTCTGCGAACAACCTTGGCCACAGTCGTGGTCTGAAGAAGACCCACAAGGCCGCGATCGCCGGCGTCGCCACCCTCAGCGCCGCGGCGCTCGGCCTCTCCCTCCTCCAGGGCGGCGGCGGCTCGACCGAGACCGAGCCCCAGGCCCTCGCGAACACCCAGCAGGTCGCCTGGTCGTACGACGCCTCCAGCCCGCAGGCCAAGGCGCTGGCCGCCAGCCTGGACCAGCAGTCCTCCGCCTTCACCCTCAAGGCGAAGCAGGAGGCCGACCTCAAGGCCAAGGCCGCCGCTCAGGCCGCCGCCAAGGCGAAGGCCGACGCCGCAGCGAAGGCCAAGGCCGCTGCCGCCGCCAAGGCGAAGGCCGAGGCGAAGAAGCGCGCCGCCGCGAAGGCCGCCGCGAGCCGCTCCGCCGCCCGCACGCCCGTCTTCGCGAACAACCTCGACGGCTGGATCCGCGAGGCGCTGTTCATCATGGACAAGCACAACATTCCGGGCACCTACAACGGCATCTACAAGAACGTGATGCGCGAGTCCAGCGGCAACCCGTACGCGATCAACAACTGGGACATCAACGCCATCAACGGCGTGCCGTCCAAGGGCCTGCTCCAGGTGATCTACCCGACCTTCAAGACGTACCACATCCCCGGTACCAAGTTCGACCAGTACGACCCGGTCGCCAACATCGTCGCCGCCTGCAACTACGCGGCCGACCGCTACGGCACCATCGACAACGTCAACAGCGCGTACTGA